Proteins found in one Polyangiaceae bacterium genomic segment:
- the ruvA gene encoding Holliday junction branch migration protein RuvA, whose amino-acid sequence MIGRLTGRVVGEEPTGQLVIDIQGVGYEVMTPVGTRGRAKSAGDNLSFYTYLHVREDALELYGFASELERRVFRMLIDVPNVGPKTALGVLSALPVPELAQAVGANDLARLTRVPGIGKKTAERLALELREKLRGVTEVAALPEAPAASDDAKKLLSALTNMGYRAAEAERAVKALGKQVGSAPMADLLRAALRELNP is encoded by the coding sequence GTGATCGGACGGCTGACAGGCCGCGTCGTCGGGGAGGAGCCCACCGGGCAGCTGGTGATCGACATCCAGGGTGTCGGCTACGAGGTGATGACGCCGGTCGGAACGCGGGGGCGCGCGAAGAGCGCTGGGGACAACCTCTCCTTTTACACGTACCTCCACGTCCGAGAAGACGCCCTGGAGCTGTACGGCTTCGCATCGGAGCTCGAGCGGCGAGTGTTCCGCATGTTGATCGACGTACCCAACGTGGGACCCAAGACGGCCTTGGGTGTGCTGTCGGCGCTGCCGGTGCCGGAGCTCGCTCAGGCAGTGGGAGCAAACGATCTCGCGCGCCTCACGCGGGTGCCGGGCATCGGCAAGAAGACCGCCGAACGTCTGGCTCTCGAGCTGCGGGAAAAGCTCCGTGGCGTCACGGAGGTGGCGGCCCTGCCGGAAGCCCCGGCGGCTTCCGACGACGCGAAAAAGCTGCTCTCGGCCCTCACCAACATGGGATATCGCGCCGCCGAGGCCGAGCGCGCCGTGAAGGCCCTTGGAAAACAGGTGGGCAGCGCCCCCATGGCGGACCTACTGCGGGCGGCGCTGCGAGAGCTGAACCCCTGA
- a CDS encoding FHA domain-containing protein: MITCPKCSKENQDHYKFCLGCGAELPREHAPKPFSPQTPPQGVPAAGAPAPAPQPATATAPAPAPVPAAAPEPAPAPAAAAAPAADGQIDCPQCGNKNPSNIRFCSSCGYNLAALSSGGVPKAPTPSAAPAAAPGGGAPTIVLTALRADGSEAGKYTLPDTPTITVGRDTGSIFAGDSYLSPRHATFQRKGASISIKDEGSLNGVYLKLKPNEPELLEFDEVFRIGQEIIRLEPLKPQPTSPDGVERFGSPAKGYIGRLALVVGRDTTGNAFPIPERGVHCGRERGDILFSEDGYVSGLHCRIAKGEDGRMYLTDVGSSNGTFVRLRGERDLAPGDVLLMGQQLFRVDA, from the coding sequence GTGATCACGTGTCCGAAGTGCAGCAAGGAGAACCAGGACCACTACAAGTTCTGCCTCGGTTGCGGAGCCGAGCTGCCGCGTGAGCACGCGCCGAAGCCGTTCTCGCCGCAAACGCCACCGCAGGGTGTACCGGCGGCAGGTGCGCCGGCTCCGGCACCCCAGCCCGCCACTGCGACGGCACCGGCGCCGGCACCCGTGCCTGCTGCTGCGCCGGAACCGGCGCCCGCGCCGGCCGCTGCCGCCGCGCCCGCTGCAGACGGACAGATTGATTGTCCGCAGTGCGGCAACAAGAATCCTTCCAACATTCGTTTCTGCTCGTCGTGCGGCTACAACCTCGCCGCGCTCTCGAGTGGTGGCGTCCCCAAGGCACCCACGCCCTCGGCGGCTCCCGCCGCTGCGCCAGGCGGCGGCGCCCCCACGATCGTGCTCACGGCCTTGCGTGCGGACGGCAGTGAAGCCGGCAAGTACACGCTGCCGGACACGCCGACCATCACCGTGGGTCGCGACACCGGCTCCATCTTTGCAGGCGATAGCTACCTCTCGCCGCGTCATGCCACGTTCCAGCGCAAGGGTGCGTCCATCTCCATCAAGGACGAAGGCTCTCTCAACGGCGTGTATCTCAAGCTGAAGCCCAACGAGCCCGAGCTCTTGGAGTTCGACGAGGTCTTCCGCATCGGACAGGAAATCATCCGCCTCGAGCCGCTCAAGCCGCAGCCGACGTCCCCGGACGGCGTGGAGCGCTTTGGCAGCCCGGCCAAGGGCTACATTGGCCGCCTCGCTCTGGTCGTAGGCCGAGACACCACCGGCAACGCGTTCCCGATCCCCGAGCGCGGCGTGCACTGTGGACGCGAACGCGGTGACATCCTCTTTTCGGAAGATGGCTACGTGTCGGGCCTTCACTGCCGCATCGCCAAGGGCGAAGACGGGCGCATGTACCTCACGGACGTGGGCAGCTCCAACGGCACCTTCGTGCGGCTGCGGGGCGAGCGCGATCTGGCTCCGGGGGACGTGCTGCTCATGGGGCAGCAGTTGTTCCGAGTCGACGCCTGA
- a CDS encoding (deoxy)nucleoside triphosphate pyrophosphohydrolase, translated as MSSPRTIRVVAAVIERDGRYLITQRRPSAVLPLLWEFPGGRVEDGETDADALRREVKHRLDVNIDPGQLISFVSHPYEHYVVDLYLYECRLAGGEPTELNVHSFKWVTSAEFDQYPFTPADELSMNKLLGLG; from the coding sequence ATGAGCTCTCCTAGAACCATCCGCGTCGTCGCCGCCGTCATCGAACGGGACGGCCGCTACCTGATCACGCAACGTCGTCCGAGCGCGGTGCTGCCGCTGCTCTGGGAGTTCCCCGGCGGTCGCGTGGAAGACGGCGAGACGGACGCGGACGCGCTGCGACGCGAAGTGAAGCACCGCCTCGACGTGAACATCGATCCCGGTCAGCTCATCAGCTTCGTGAGCCACCCCTACGAGCACTACGTCGTCGACCTCTACCTGTACGAGTGCCGACTCGCCGGTGGCGAACCCACCGAGCTCAACGTACACTCGTTCAAGTGGGTCACGAGCGCCGAGTTCGATCAGTATCCCTTCACCCCCGCCGACGAGCTCAGCATGAACAAGCTCCTCGGCTTGGGCTGA
- a CDS encoding ComF family protein has translation MLRFALDLVAPRSCAACGVISPAPLCAPCRSRLPPLAPLRRVDGAFVLGSRVYAPPLDAIVQRLKYGDRPDLAGALAELMAPAIVGLQGTLVPVPLHPRRLADRGFNQSALLCQALSRHIGAPVGVDWLVRTLDGAHQAQSLSAQERALNVQGAFRARRALKGEVVLVDDVVTTGATARSCIAALRAAGAQVVAVAAPCQVPT, from the coding sequence GTGTTGCGCTTCGCCCTGGATCTCGTCGCGCCCCGAAGCTGCGCAGCTTGTGGCGTGATCTCCCCCGCTCCGTTGTGCGCACCCTGTCGCAGCCGTCTGCCGCCGCTGGCACCGCTGCGCAGGGTGGACGGCGCCTTCGTGCTCGGTTCCCGCGTCTACGCGCCACCCCTCGATGCCATCGTCCAGCGCTTGAAGTATGGCGATCGACCGGACCTCGCCGGCGCGCTGGCAGAGCTCATGGCCCCGGCCATCGTGGGGCTGCAGGGGACGCTGGTTCCGGTCCCACTGCACCCCCGTCGGCTGGCGGATCGCGGCTTCAACCAATCCGCACTCTTGTGCCAGGCCCTGTCCCGCCACATTGGCGCTCCGGTTGGAGTGGACTGGTTGGTCCGAACCCTGGACGGCGCTCACCAAGCCCAGAGCCTGTCGGCCCAAGAGCGGGCGCTCAACGTCCAGGGAGCTTTTCGGGCGCGGAGAGCCTTGAAGGGGGAGGTCGTGCTGGTGGACGACGTAGTGACGACGGGCGCCACCGCGCGGTCGTGCATCGCGGCGCTCCGGGCAGCTGGAGCCCAAGTGGTGGCGGTGGCGGCGCCCTGTCAGGTCCCCACCTGA
- a CDS encoding DUF4339 domain-containing protein produces MGTIDPGVARIHAENLMADEDLEGWRWVDADGVQSAIDEWELVSSLASGALAPYTLVWRTGWKVWLPACQVDELSSAVPKSNVEKSVEPEIDDAQTTPPPPPLERYNTYRTRDAARLLGGVKRRGPSVTPPPPPGAIINLPARPQTPPPPVPVRRPPMPTLVEAPPAPATATLRPPGAVPPPPRVVPQVRISDPGPDPVAEGAPDLPTQPNAAPQAIDSAPIEDAPPTTPFVAKPKSNALLFLVAGALLFGAVVLLVGGGLLLSRRGNSAATTSSSAPATATTAPTVTTPCAALASAKKLAAPIHFAIPPYLASTKDGIAVGFAASPTEGVGLLVNPETLAANEKFREQSRTPITGVVPLTEGGSLKFVLDGADDSLRFARTLNTAPPFAVGVSSDGSFSRVMSSGGGPQTIWPGFDDARITEPRIASVPGVGHAVTFRDGGQTGKIKVGWLTPDGRQMSSLESLDVDGSNVGTPMVTANDRDIMVTFAARKSPGAYWRVQVATARHGELPGRAVGFRIPPGGPGAEAISPAAVGLSGGRWLVQWTEGSVGNRQVRVQTLAHDLIPVGDPITVSPEGTNAGQGVVWVQGDTALSLFLVKTGSTHELWGAALKCP; encoded by the coding sequence ATGGGCACTATCGACCCAGGCGTGGCGCGGATTCACGCCGAGAATCTCATGGCCGACGAGGACCTCGAGGGGTGGCGCTGGGTGGACGCCGATGGCGTCCAGAGCGCGATCGACGAGTGGGAGCTGGTCTCCTCGTTGGCCTCCGGCGCCCTGGCCCCCTACACGCTAGTTTGGCGAACCGGGTGGAAGGTGTGGCTGCCCGCCTGCCAGGTGGACGAGCTGTCGAGCGCCGTCCCCAAGAGCAACGTGGAGAAGTCCGTCGAGCCGGAGATCGACGACGCGCAAACCACGCCGCCGCCCCCGCCCTTGGAGCGCTACAACACGTATCGCACGCGGGATGCCGCCCGGCTCCTGGGCGGCGTCAAGCGCCGGGGGCCGAGCGTGACACCACCTCCACCGCCGGGTGCCATCATCAACCTGCCCGCGCGACCACAGACGCCGCCGCCGCCGGTGCCCGTGCGACGCCCCCCGATGCCCACGCTGGTGGAGGCGCCGCCGGCGCCCGCCACCGCCACCTTGCGTCCCCCCGGCGCCGTGCCGCCGCCGCCGCGCGTCGTTCCGCAAGTGCGCATCAGCGACCCCGGCCCGGATCCGGTGGCGGAAGGCGCCCCGGACCTGCCCACGCAGCCCAACGCAGCGCCGCAAGCCATCGACTCCGCGCCCATCGAGGACGCGCCGCCCACGACTCCCTTCGTGGCCAAGCCAAAGAGCAACGCACTGTTGTTCTTGGTCGCGGGAGCACTGCTGTTTGGCGCCGTGGTGTTGCTCGTCGGCGGCGGACTATTGTTGTCCCGCCGCGGAAACAGCGCGGCAACGACGAGCAGCTCCGCCCCTGCCACGGCGACCACCGCGCCCACGGTGACCACTCCCTGCGCGGCCCTCGCTTCCGCCAAGAAGCTCGCGGCGCCCATTCACTTCGCGATCCCGCCGTACCTGGCCAGCACCAAAGACGGCATCGCGGTCGGTTTCGCGGCGTCGCCCACGGAAGGCGTGGGCTTGCTCGTGAATCCCGAGACGCTCGCCGCGAACGAGAAGTTCCGCGAGCAGAGCCGCACGCCGATCACCGGCGTGGTGCCGCTGACCGAGGGCGGGTCGTTGAAGTTCGTGCTCGACGGCGCAGACGATTCCCTGCGTTTCGCGCGCACGTTGAACACCGCTCCGCCCTTCGCCGTGGGTGTCAGCTCCGACGGCTCGTTCTCTCGTGTGATGAGCAGCGGTGGCGGCCCCCAGACGATCTGGCCTGGCTTCGACGACGCCCGCATCACCGAGCCGCGCATCGCCAGCGTCCCCGGCGTCGGTCACGCCGTTACGTTCCGCGACGGCGGGCAGACCGGCAAGATCAAGGTCGGATGGCTCACGCCGGATGGCCGACAGATGTCGTCCCTGGAGAGCCTCGACGTCGACGGCAGCAACGTGGGCACGCCCATGGTCACGGCCAACGATCGCGACATCATGGTCACCTTCGCGGCCCGCAAGAGCCCTGGCGCGTACTGGCGGGTGCAGGTGGCCACGGCGCGCCATGGGGAGCTGCCAGGCCGCGCGGTGGGTTTCCGGATCCCGCCAGGAGGCCCCGGAGCGGAGGCGATTTCGCCCGCCGCGGTGGGGCTGAGCGGCGGCCGCTGGCTGGTTCAGTGGACGGAAGGGTCTGTCGGAAACCGCCAGGTTCGCGTACAAACGCTGGCCCACGACCTCATTCCCGTGGGTGACCCGATTACAGTGTCACCAGAGGGAACCAACGCGGGCCAAGGCGTAGTATGGGTCCAGGGCGATACCGCCCTCTCACTCTTTTTGGTCAAGACTGGAAGTACTCACGAACTTTGGGGAGCCGCTCTGAAATGTCCCTGA
- a CDS encoding thioredoxin family protein — protein sequence MSSIQRDPLRWLFATMTTLATLVFAATASASENACRIAGDAAAGGGGGDAFTQALAKGPLYAGGAALLGGLLVSLTPCVYPMIAVTVSVFGARESKSRLQGAALSGAFVLGIVGMFVPLGVVAGLTGGVFGSVLQNRWVIVGISALFLAMAASMFGAFEFTLPSSLTNKLATVGGIGYKGAFVLGLVCGLIAAPCTGPVLTGILTFIAKTQSALMGAAAMAAFSLGLGAPFFLVGTFAVQLPKSGRWMVHVKSLLGIVLVVVALYFLGTAFPALNALARPGTTALAIAAVAVLAGLALGAVHRSFDEPGPGIKIRKGLGVLLVCAGGFSLLVGGNKSTRTLSWEPIGWKEARAKAANEKRPLLVDFTASWCGACKELEKHTFSQQEVAAEAGRFVAVRVDATDDEDPAVTSAMQEMKVVGLPTVLVYDSDGKEAVRCTDFVEADPFLKAIKTVN from the coding sequence ATGAGCTCGATTCAGCGCGATCCGCTTCGCTGGCTCTTCGCCACGATGACCACCTTGGCCACTCTGGTCTTCGCGGCCACCGCCAGCGCTTCCGAAAACGCCTGTCGCATCGCTGGAGATGCCGCCGCGGGGGGCGGCGGTGGAGATGCGTTCACCCAGGCTCTGGCCAAGGGCCCACTGTACGCAGGCGGAGCAGCGTTGCTCGGCGGCCTGCTCGTGAGCCTCACGCCGTGCGTCTATCCGATGATCGCCGTCACCGTCAGCGTGTTCGGTGCCCGGGAGAGCAAGAGCCGGCTGCAAGGCGCGGCCCTCTCTGGAGCCTTCGTGCTCGGCATCGTTGGCATGTTCGTCCCGCTCGGCGTGGTGGCCGGCCTCACCGGTGGCGTGTTCGGATCGGTGCTGCAAAACCGCTGGGTCATCGTGGGCATCAGCGCGCTGTTCTTGGCCATGGCGGCCAGCATGTTCGGCGCCTTCGAGTTCACGCTGCCCTCTTCTCTCACCAACAAGCTCGCGACGGTGGGCGGCATTGGCTACAAGGGCGCTTTCGTGCTGGGCCTGGTGTGCGGCCTCATTGCCGCCCCCTGCACGGGCCCGGTGCTCACCGGGATCCTCACGTTCATCGCCAAGACCCAGAGCGCGCTGATGGGCGCGGCGGCCATGGCAGCCTTTTCCCTGGGGCTTGGCGCGCCATTCTTCTTGGTGGGCACCTTCGCCGTGCAGCTCCCCAAGAGCGGCCGCTGGATGGTCCACGTGAAGAGCCTGCTCGGCATCGTGCTGGTGGTCGTCGCCCTGTACTTCCTGGGCACTGCCTTCCCGGCGCTCAACGCCCTCGCTCGTCCCGGCACCACGGCCTTGGCCATCGCGGCCGTGGCGGTGCTGGCGGGTCTCGCCTTGGGCGCGGTGCATCGCTCGTTCGACGAGCCCGGCCCGGGCATCAAGATCCGCAAGGGTCTCGGCGTGCTGTTGGTGTGCGCCGGCGGCTTCTCTCTGCTGGTGGGCGGCAACAAGTCCACGCGCACGCTCTCTTGGGAGCCCATCGGTTGGAAAGAGGCGCGCGCCAAGGCTGCGAACGAGAAGCGCCCGCTGCTCGTGGACTTCACGGCGTCTTGGTGCGGCGCCTGCAAGGAACTCGAGAAGCACACCTTCTCGCAGCAGGAGGTCGCCGCCGAGGCCGGACGTTTCGTAGCCGTGCGTGTGGACGCGACGGACGACGAGGACCCCGCCGTCACCTCCGCCATGCAAGAGATGAAGGTCGTGGGGCTCCCCACGGTGCTCGTCTACGACTCGGACGGGAAGGAAGCGGTTCGCTGCACGGACTTCGTGGAAGCGGATCCGTTCCTGAAGGCGATCAAGACGGTCAATTGA
- a CDS encoding tetratricopeptide repeat protein encodes MLFRQLYLSHMEARRFGDALQVAEEMVALNVMPDVARQDAARACLGLGDRDAAVSHLRLASRVSPPSRRAFHLWTLGSVLYLAGRHREAIGALSRASRWGTTDRPLYKAQLALSRLASGETVEDLTELRERLADAPCGQGYGQFVLGELAFADGDLPAAKEYLTAFVKRSTGGRVALAVALEGEIARARRLLRRMRSRRKKT; translated from the coding sequence ATGCTCTTCCGCCAGCTGTACCTATCCCACATGGAGGCCCGGCGTTTCGGCGACGCCCTACAGGTGGCCGAGGAGATGGTGGCCTTGAACGTCATGCCGGACGTAGCTCGGCAAGACGCCGCGCGAGCGTGCTTGGGCCTGGGGGACCGCGACGCCGCGGTGTCCCATCTGCGGCTGGCCAGCCGCGTCAGTCCCCCATCGCGGCGGGCATTTCACCTGTGGACGCTGGGCAGCGTCCTTTATCTCGCAGGGCGCCATCGCGAGGCCATCGGGGCACTGTCGCGAGCTTCGCGTTGGGGCACCACCGACCGGCCCCTGTACAAGGCGCAGCTGGCGCTCTCGCGGTTGGCCTCGGGCGAGACAGTGGAAGATCTCACGGAGCTCCGGGAGCGGTTGGCGGATGCTCCTTGCGGACAGGGCTACGGGCAGTTCGTGCTCGGGGAGCTGGCCTTCGCGGACGGTGATCTGCCCGCCGCCAAGGAGTACCTCACGGCCTTCGTCAAGCGCTCCACCGGGGGGCGGGTCGCCCTGGCGGTGGCGCTGGAGGGGGAAATCGCCCGCGCCCGGCGGCTGCTTCGGCGCATGCGTTCGCGCCGAAAAAAGACCTGA